In Mixophyes fleayi isolate aMixFle1 chromosome 4, aMixFle1.hap1, whole genome shotgun sequence, the following proteins share a genomic window:
- the COX5B gene encoding cytochrome c oxidase subunit 5B, mitochondrial, whose protein sequence is MASRLLFRSAVRAFTRTGAVRAAAPARNMSAGGIPTDEEQATGLEREILTALKHGDDPYNMLKPKPYKGTKEDPHIVPSVNDQRIVGCICEEENTAVIWFWLHKGEAQRCPSCGSFYKLVAQKHHHH, encoded by the exons ATGGCTTCAAGGTTACTGTTTCGTAGCGCTGTCCGCGCCTTCACCAGGACTGGGGCTGTGCGAGCGGCGGCCCCAGCGCGGAATATGTCTGCGGGAG GTATTCCAACTGATGAGGAGCAGGCTACTGGTTTAGAGAGGGAGATTCTTACAGCATTGAAGCATGGTGAT gatccatacaacaTGCTGAAGCCAAAACCGTACAAAGGGACCAAAGAGGATCCACACATTGTTCCTTCTGTAAATGACCAGAGGATCGTAGGTTGCATCT GTGAGGAGGAGAACACTGCCGTAATTTGGTTTTGGCTACACAAAGGAGAGGCTCAGCGATGCCCATCGTGTGGCTCCTTCTACAAGCTGGTAGCGCAAAAACACCACCACCATTAA